CGACTGTGGAGCGCCAGTCCTCCCCGAGCTGGCCCTTGATGGCCTCCTGAAACAgcaatgatgacaatgatgaagagaaggaagagtaaataaaaTATGCTTCCTGAACTAACAATGATGACTGGCgaagagaacaaaaataaaacaattaaaAATGCCACCTGATATAACAATGATGgcaatgatgaagagaaggaaaagaaaataaagaaatacacctCCTGAAATAGGAATGATGAGAAAAACAAGTAGATAAATGAATACGGCtcctaaaataataatgatgacaatgatgaagtgaacatatacacaaataaataaaacaaatgcaaAGCTAAGAAGTTTTAAAGGTAATATAATTCACTACCATTGAGTAGATCATCCCATGTGTCCTTTGTATTATGGAGTAACTAAAATGATTATAATAAATTGCTTTAAAGTAGTAATTTATTAGTAGAATACATGTGCATAGAGAGAATATATAGGGtcatattaaaagacatttcgccacccaagaacacatatttgacaaggctttcataggtgttgttTATGacgtaccatgagcctaaagaacccgattgatcccctctttgacctttagaaataaggctttcgtaggtgttgttggcatttcctggagtagttttatgaccctggtggtagtgtgacccttcttctgtaccctgagcctaagaataactcgttagaacccgattgatcccctctttgacctttagaaataaggctttcgtaggagttgttggcatttcctggagtagttttatgaccctggtggtagtctgacccttcttctggtccgtgaacctcaagaaacactcactatcccccgactgaccccctctttggtctttagaaatagttgatgtgagaagcaaaagtctTGTAATACTGACCTATGTATCCCCTAACTCCTGGGAATGTCATGCATCTCCTGTATACAGTATAAAAATAATATGTGGATGACTGGAGGTATTTTTGTAGTATTCCTGACCATATGCATCTTTGGCTTCAAGCAGAGTCCCAAGAGCATAATTCCAATGTAAGTTGTGCATTGTCATCTCATAAGTTATAAGCTAATAGTAATTCAAGTTTGTCTGGCAAAGAGGATAAAGATggtctacataaaaaaaaatatgtgaacaCTGATGAAGTGCACCCTCCGTCCTCACCTCCAGTTGCCACGTGGGCATGAAGTCAGCTGACTGGCGCACCCGCTCAAAGATTTTCTGCAGCTGTGGATTGATGATGGCGCTGTCCTGGATACTCAGCATCTGGCCCAGCTTCAAGGCAGCTCCTGCCACCACAAATTTAATTAATGCTAAACAAATAAAGACCTAGAGTGAATAGTACCATTATTCCACGAAATCCATACAcatgacaataaaaaaatatgatgtacaaactttatacccgttacccctctgaCAACTTCGCTGTCTACACCATATCTCAAAGCAGGACTCTCGAGTCTCTAAGAAGGACCAGCTCTGGTAGGTCAACGCAAATATTAAAGTTTTTAATTGTAGGAGTCTCGAGTCTCTAAGAAGGACCAGCTCTGGTAGGTCCTCGTAAACATTAAAATTTTTAAATGTAAAATATTGGGATTTAATAAGGATCTGAATACATATGAAACTTTAAAAATAACCTGATAGAGGGGAGGCCTACGAATGTCCAGCCAAAACCTTCCACCTGACATTTGTGTGTCTaaatactttatttatttatttttaaatgcCTGCCCAAATTGAAGTGCATCTTATATGCCCATGTGCCTCATAAGTCGTCAAATATGGTATTAGCTCATCAAGACCAGTGAACAGGTGTCAGTGTGCTCACCTCTCACTCTGCACAGTGTATCCACAATCCTCCGGGCGTTGGCTTCAGTCAGGAAGGGTGAAGAGTCAAGTAGGGAGCCGCTGCCCTTGCCCTGGTTGAGGCCCAGCGAGCGCCGCGTCACCTCGGCCAGCGTGCCCATCCCGAGACCTGCCGCCAGCCCCCCGAAGGTCGCCAGGCGGCCAAGACGGGAGTGAGGAACCTTGCGGGCCTGTGCATTTTCTGACAACTGGAAAATTATTCTTGCATAAGTAACTTCATCCATATTTAATGCCTGTATAACTAATGGTTATTTCATTTTTTGAGGAATAATCTTTATGAAGAATACTGACTATGGAGTTTTCACAATTTACCTAAAGATCAGTAAAGAACAATACGTACCGTTGACTTGGGCTTTTCTTTGGCCAACGGTTTCTTCCCTAACAGTTTTGGCTTGGGCTTGGCAGGTGCAGTATTTGCTTGTGAAGCGATGACGGGGCCATCAAAGGACACAGAGGGTGTGGGGGTCGCAACTGAcggtgcagcagcagcagcagcagtagcagtaatagtagcagcagcagcagcagcaacagtagcagcagcaggagcactgGCTACTGTAAATGAAGCACCAGCACCAACAGCAGCAGTTGCAACCATGGAGGATATTTCAGCAGCCACTGCCCCTCCAGTCCCATCAGGAGTAACAGGACTCTGGGAGGTGTATGGTGAGGAAGATGAGGCTCCGTCAGACACTATTTGTGTGCTGCTGATGCTCTCAGCTTGGGATGCCTCTGCTGGGGGATCTACCTGGATGTCAACTTTCACCTCAGAGGCTGTAGAGATATATGAGTCATCAAGGACAACAGGTTTTGCAACTTGTGATATGGAATCTTCCAGCTCTGCGGCAGCCTCCAGACTGGCGGCTGTAGGCTCTTGGGTACCCTTGGTCTGTGCTTTGGTGTTATCTTCTGGTACACTCTCAACTAAatccttttcttcagtttcctGCATGGTCTGTGTCACCTGTTCTTTCACAGGAGCTTGATGGTTTATGATATCTTGTGACACCTCCTCTACAGGTTTAGGGTTTTCTATTTCTTGGAGTGTCTTTAGATCGTGCCCAAAAGAAACATCATGGATTTCAGACAACTTCTCATTGATGGCCTCAAGATGTTCCTCTGTAATTTCTTGTTCCTCAGACTTTGTAATGTCCAGGAGAGGTTCAAACCCCAACATTCTTTGGCTGACTTCATCTTTTGTATCATCAATACCTTTCTTAACAGCTTCTGCAGCTCCCTGAACCTCTTCATACAGATACTTCTGGCTATCGGAAAGTATCTGGTCATGGTGGCCACTTGTGGCCTCCTGCATTATCATGCTTTCAATGCTTAGTCCTGCGTTCTCTTTTGGTACACTTTCAACTAAATCCATTTCTTCAGTTTCCTGCATGGTCTCTGTCACCTGTTGTTTCACAGGAGCTTGCTGGTTTATGATATCTTGTAACACCTCCTCTACAGGTTTAGGGTTTTCTATTTCTCGGAACATCTTTAGGTCATGTCCAAAGGAAACATCATGGATTTCAGACAACTTCTCATTGATGGCCTCAAGATGTTCCTCTGTAATTTCTTGTTCCTCAGACTTTGTAATGTCCAGGAGAGGTTCAAACCCCAACATTCTTTGGTTGACTTCATCTTTTGTATCATCAATACCTTTCTTAACAGCTTCTGCAGCTCCCTGAACCTCTCCATAGAGATACTTCTGACTGTCAGAAAGTATCTGGTCATGGTGGCCACTTGTGGCCTCCTGCATTATCATGCTTTCAATGCTTAGTCCTTGTGCCTGGGTGGAGTCTGTGGACCCACTCACTTCCCTGGTATGTTCTGCAGGCTCAGAGGCACTGGCAGATTGGACAATATTTTCCTCTACACTACTTGGTTCTGTTTCCTCTTGAACTATATTCTGGCCATGTGAAATGCCTTCAAGCTCTGAAACTTTATTATTTAAAACTTGAAGATGCTCCTGTGTGATTTCTATTTCCTCACCTTTTGCTATGTTTATAAGCGGTTCAAATTCCTGCACTCGTTTACTGACTTCCTCTCTTGTGCTTAATGCTTTGCCAACAATGTTGGTTGCCTCCTCTTGGACCCTTCCAAGGGGATCCTGGCTGCTGGGTTCAAGGGCATCCAGACCCGAGCCACTGGAAGCTTCCTGCATCAAGAATTCCTCAATGTTTAGTTCCTTAACGCTGGGGTCATACATAGGGTCCTCCACTCTGTCTAATGTTTCTGGGAATTATGAAAATCAATACACAGTGTTAAACATACACCAAAATATTGCTAAAAATATGACATATGTAAGTAGACAAAAGAAGCaaccattatttatttttaccctttcataatatttttgttatttctttggtTCTCTGTTTCATTCTGGACTGCCACATAATGTGTGGAAAAGTTAAGTTATAGTAATGATAAAATATTAACATTGTGTAAAATTACATTGTATGCCTGTTTTCTGTGATGTATCTGAGCACTACTGGAACAGAGGGACTCACCTTCAGCAGGTTGAACACTGCTGCCCCTGTAGGCCCTCAGGCCCTCTGTCACCATGGATAGACGAGCCAGCGCTTCACTTGCACTTTTTGAGGCATTTTTCTGTAAAGGACAACATAGCACAACAGTGTTATTTATGTGCAAAAATGTATTTCTTCAGGAAACTTGAAAAATTATTTCAAACCTTAAAAATTATTTCAAATGTAAGTAGAAGTTAACTTAGAAGTGCACCATAGCACCAAGCCAGGGATAACATTTCCACTCTTTGGTTCCATACCTGGTGAACCCATGAGCCTGATCCATTACTGAGGAATGCAAACACATGTCTTTAAAATATCTGCTAGACTGATGATCAAACCCTCAGGTGCTTCAAATTGTGCTTGTAAGTCACATGAATTAGCTTCAAATACAGACCACCAAAGGCTGGTACTATGATAGCATCCCTTCCTTGGCACAGTGCTCCAAAAGTATTGGCTACATTCTAATGCAAAAGTTCCCATCTCTGAGTTGGCTGGAACAAAGCATTCTTGGAGGTTATAAGTTCTTCTGAGCAAAATGCATAATCGTTGATATTCATTACTAAGCAACCACTTGGCCATGGCTAtcagttaaccccttgactgcggatttcctacaagaagacatcaccaagatacaggaatggaacaaaaattggctgctacaattaaatgaagaaaaatgtagtcatgcaccttgggaggggatatccatcataccaataccacatgggaaacactccactatccaccacagaggcagagaaagacttgggagtgtatgataccaggctaccagtaaaagccaaatctgtgccaatcgcagcgacaGGTTAAATGGGACAGCTGGGGGCAAATAAccagacagaaacaaacacacacacaatcaagccAGCAGCCAACCTGTAGTGTCTCTGGCTGCTGTACTGCTGCAGCCACAGCCTCCTGCAGCTTTGTGGCACCCTCCACCACAGCAGGTCTGAGGGAGGAGGTGGCCCACACACGGGTGACTTCCTGTGACCTGACATCCACGACTGCTGACCCGACACGTGCCAGGCCACGCAGCACCGACACAAGGTCACTTCCTCTCGGGGGCTTGGCCATCGTTACGGCGCGTCAGATTATCAGGTCAGGAAAGGTCACAGGGCCAGCAGAGGGACA
This genomic interval from Eriocheir sinensis breed Jianghai 21 chromosome 41, ASM2467909v1, whole genome shotgun sequence contains the following:
- the LOC127009481 gene encoding atypical kinase coq-8, mitochondrial-like, translating into MAKPPRGSDLVSVLRGLARVGSAVVDVRSQEVTRVWATSSLRPAVVEGATKLQEAVAAAVQQPETLQKNASKSASEALARLSMVTEGLRAYRGSSVQPAEETLDRVEDPMYDPSVKELNIEEFLMQEASSGSGLDALEPSSQDPLGRVQEEATNIVGKALSTREEVSKRVQEFEPLINIAKGEEIEITQEHLQVLNNKVSELEGISHGQNIVQEETEPSSVEENIVQSASASEPAEHTREVSGSTDSTQAQGLSIESMIMQEATSGHHDQILSDSQKYLYGEVQGAAEAVKKGIDDTKDEVNQRMLGFEPLLDITKSEEQEITEEHLEAINEKLSEIHDVSFGHDLKMFREIENPKPVEEVLQDIINQQAPVKQQVTETMQETEEMDLVESVPKENAGLSIESMIMQEATSGHHDQILSDSQKYLYEEVQGAAEAVKKGIDDTKDEVSQRMLGFEPLLDITKSEEQEITEEHLEAINEKLSEIHDVSFGHDLKTLQEIENPKPVEEVSQDIINHQAPVKEQVTQTMQETEEKDLVESVPEDNTKAQTKGTQEPTAASLEAAAELEDSISQVAKPVVLDDSYISTASEVKVDIQVDPPAEASQAESISSTQIVSDGASSSSPYTSQSPVTPDGTGGAVAAEISSMVATAAVGAGASFTVASAPAAATVAAAAAATITATAAAAAAPSVATPTPSVSFDGPVIASQANTAPAKPKPKLLGKKPLAKEKPKSTLSENAQARKVPHSRLGRLATFGGLAAGLGMGTLAEVTRRSLGLNQGKGSGSLLDSSPFLTEANARRIVDTLCRVRGAALKLGQMLSIQDSAIINPQLQKIFERVRQSADFMPTWQLEEAIKGQLGEDWRSTVATFDEKPFAAASIGQVHLATLHDGRSVAMKIQYPGVAEGIESDINNLVSTLKVANIFPEGLFVDSVIEVAKKELRWECDYVREVECTKRFRELVQPYPQFYVPEVIPELCTPQIFTSELIAGIPVDKCIDIDQESKNYISEQILRICLLELFQFGFMQTDPNWSNFFYNAETEQVALLDFGACRDYSKEFVDKYINLIYGAAMKDRERVLKYSQELGFLTGYEAKVMVDAHIDAIMILGEAFQEKKPFHFGDQNTTHRIQNLVPVMLSHRMCAPPEESYSLHRKMSGVFLLCTKLNGTVDCHGLFHEIFKNYKFGGTWEDLHAGRL